A genomic segment from Idiomarina piscisalsi encodes:
- the sdhD gene encoding succinate dehydrogenase, hydrophobic membrane anchor protein — MVTAAATFGRSGSHDFILLRASAIVICLYALFMAGFFISTPDVTYEVWSGLFANIWMKVATMLVLTAVLIHGWIGIWQVLTDYVKAAGLRAFIQLVFSVGLIAVWLTGLFVLWGV, encoded by the coding sequence ATGGTAACAGCAGCAGCTACTTTCGGACGCAGTGGCTCGCACGATTTTATCCTTCTTCGTGCCAGCGCTATCGTTATTTGTTTATACGCTTTATTCATGGCGGGCTTTTTCATTTCTACGCCAGATGTCACCTATGAAGTTTGGAGTGGGTTATTTGCTAACATTTGGATGAAAGTAGCCACAATGTTGGTTCTGACTGCGGTTCTTATCCACGGTTGGATTGGCATTTGGCAGGTACTGACTGACTACGTAAAAGCCGCTGGCTTACGTGCTTTCATTCAGCTAGTTTTCAGCGTTGGTCTCATCGCTGTTTGGCTCACTGGCTTATTCGTACTGTGGGGTGTTTAA
- the sdhC gene encoding succinate dehydrogenase, cytochrome b556 subunit codes for MKKERPVNLDLSTIKFPAAAKASILHRISGVVMLVSLVFLIWAFAVSLSGPEGFAQVENLMTSFIAKFIGWGILTALGFHLIIGLRHLVMDMGYWEELDSGRTSAVVSIALSILLSVLVGVWLW; via the coding sequence GTGAAAAAAGAAAGACCTGTTAATTTAGACTTATCAACTATTAAATTTCCTGCCGCTGCCAAAGCATCTATTTTGCACCGTATCTCAGGTGTCGTAATGCTGGTGTCTCTTGTTTTCCTTATTTGGGCGTTTGCTGTTTCCCTTAGTGGACCAGAAGGCTTTGCTCAAGTTGAAAACCTGATGACCAGCTTTATCGCTAAATTTATTGGCTGGGGTATTTTGACAGCGCTAGGATTTCACTTAATTATAGGCCTGCGCCATTTAGTGATGGATATGGGCTACTGGGAAGAGCTTGATTCGGGAAGAACCAGTGCGGTTGTTTCAATTGCACTTTCTATTCTTCTTTCCGTGCTAGTAGGAGTTTGGCTATGGTAA
- a CDS encoding KamA family radical SAM protein, with translation MQQVVNVQQPIIKPRRFKVYQHRQLDKIEALKKVPDDMRFEMKVVANVLPFRVNEYVFNELIDWENVPNDPLFQLTFPQKDMLEPSAFQRMADLMSGKHTTNEVFDLATQLREEMNPHPAGQMQMNVPHVDGEPLPGMQHKYRETVLFFPAQGQYCHSYCTFCFRWAQFVGKATRFNSNDADQLHRYLAQHKEVTDLLVTGGDPMVMRTRKLAEYLEGLLKPEFEHIKTIRIGTKSLTFWPYRFITDPDADEMLRLLERLVEGGKHVSIMAHLNHPNELRTEVCQEAIRRLRSTGVQIRCQAPLLRHINDDPDAWANMWTKQVQLGMIPYYMFVERDTGAKRYFEVPLERTWEIFQQAYQQVSGIARTVRGPSMSAGPGKVEVQGVTEIAGEKVFALRFIQGRNPDWVQRPFFAKYDPDATWLHHLKPAFGEEKFFFEDEYAQMSKMD, from the coding sequence ATGCAGCAAGTAGTTAACGTACAACAACCCATCATTAAACCTCGTCGATTCAAGGTTTATCAGCACAGACAGCTTGATAAAATCGAAGCACTAAAAAAAGTGCCGGATGATATGCGTTTTGAAATGAAAGTCGTTGCTAACGTACTACCATTTCGCGTCAACGAATATGTGTTCAACGAGCTTATTGATTGGGAAAATGTACCCAACGATCCGCTGTTTCAGCTAACTTTCCCACAAAAAGACATGCTTGAGCCGTCTGCGTTTCAGCGCATGGCTGACTTAATGTCGGGTAAGCATACAACGAACGAAGTGTTCGACTTGGCGACACAGTTACGTGAGGAAATGAACCCGCATCCGGCCGGGCAAATGCAGATGAACGTACCTCATGTCGACGGTGAACCATTACCCGGTATGCAGCACAAATACCGTGAAACGGTTCTGTTTTTCCCAGCTCAAGGTCAGTACTGCCACTCTTACTGTACCTTCTGTTTCCGCTGGGCTCAGTTTGTGGGAAAAGCGACTCGCTTTAATTCTAACGACGCTGATCAACTGCACCGCTACTTAGCGCAGCACAAAGAAGTCACCGATTTACTGGTAACTGGCGGCGATCCAATGGTTATGCGTACCCGCAAACTGGCTGAGTACCTTGAAGGTCTGCTGAAGCCTGAGTTCGAACACATTAAAACCATTCGTATTGGCACTAAGTCTCTCACTTTCTGGCCGTATCGCTTCATTACCGACCCGGATGCGGATGAAATGTTGCGATTACTTGAGCGTCTGGTTGAAGGCGGTAAGCACGTGTCGATTATGGCGCACCTTAACCACCCAAATGAACTGCGTACCGAAGTCTGTCAGGAAGCCATTCGCCGTTTACGTAGTACCGGCGTACAAATTCGTTGCCAGGCGCCTCTGCTACGCCACATTAACGATGACCCGGACGCATGGGCAAACATGTGGACGAAGCAAGTGCAGCTGGGCATGATCCCTTACTATATGTTCGTTGAACGTGATACCGGTGCGAAACGCTATTTTGAGGTGCCGCTGGAACGCACTTGGGAAATCTTCCAACAGGCGTACCAACAAGTCTCTGGTATTGCGCGTACCGTTCGTGGACCGTCAATGAGTGCCGGACCAGGTAAAGTCGAAGTGCAGGGCGTAACAGAAATTGCCGGTGAGAAAGTGTTTGCACTGCGCTTTATTCAGGGTCGTAACCCTGACTGGGTACAGCGCCCATTCTTTGCCAAATACGATCCGGACGCAACCTGGCTCCATCACCTTAAGCCGGCGTTTGGGGAAGAGAAGTTTTTCTTTGAAGATGAGTATGCGCAAATGTCCAAAATGGACTAG
- the sdhA gene encoding succinate dehydrogenase flavoprotein subunit, whose protein sequence is MNVKTLEFDAVVIGAGGAGMRAALQISQEGMSCALMSKVFPTRSHTVSAQGGITVALGNAHEDDWQWHMFDTVKGSDYIGDQDAIEYMCKAGPEAILELENMGLPFSRFENGKVYQRPFGGQSKEFGGEQAARTAAAADRTGHALLHLLYQQNVKNKTTVFSEWYALDLVKNQDGAITGVTTLNMETGEVYYVKAKAVVLATGGAGRIYASTTNAHINTGDGVGMALRAGVPVQDMEMWQFHPTGIAGSGCLVTEGCRGEGGYLLNKDGERFMERYAPNAKDLASRDVVARSMMTEIREGRGCDGPWGTHLKLKLDHLGKETLESRLPGVCDLSRTFAHVDPVKEPIPVIPTCHYMMGGIPTDVNGQALTVDDKGESKPVPGLFACGEIACVSVHGANRLGGNSLLDLVVFGRATGMHLGQTLAANSEARESSASDVEAAMARYNRWENTQKGEDPAQIKKDLQNCMQMNFSVFREGDAMAEGLKELKEIRERLKHARLDDTSKEFNTQRVECMELDNLMETAYSTAVAANFRTESRGAHSRADYPDRDDEKWLVHSVYRPESEDMVTRQVNMAPKLREAFPPKARTY, encoded by the coding sequence GTGAACGTTAAAACTTTAGAATTTGATGCAGTGGTGATTGGTGCTGGCGGTGCCGGCATGCGAGCAGCGCTGCAAATTTCCCAAGAGGGAATGAGCTGTGCGTTGATGTCCAAAGTGTTTCCGACGCGCTCTCACACGGTTTCTGCACAAGGTGGTATTACCGTTGCTTTAGGTAATGCACACGAAGATGACTGGCAATGGCACATGTTCGACACCGTTAAAGGGTCGGATTACATTGGTGACCAGGACGCTATCGAGTACATGTGTAAAGCCGGTCCGGAAGCTATTTTGGAACTGGAAAACATGGGTTTACCTTTCTCACGTTTTGAGAACGGTAAAGTGTACCAGCGTCCATTTGGTGGTCAGTCAAAAGAATTTGGTGGCGAGCAAGCCGCTCGTACCGCAGCAGCTGCCGACCGTACTGGTCACGCACTGTTGCATTTGCTGTATCAGCAAAACGTTAAGAACAAAACGACTGTGTTTTCTGAGTGGTATGCGCTGGATCTGGTGAAGAACCAAGATGGTGCTATTACTGGTGTAACTACTCTGAACATGGAAACGGGTGAAGTTTACTACGTGAAAGCCAAAGCGGTTGTCTTAGCAACTGGCGGTGCTGGTCGTATCTACGCTTCAACCACGAACGCACACATCAATACCGGTGACGGTGTTGGCATGGCGTTACGTGCCGGCGTTCCTGTGCAAGACATGGAAATGTGGCAGTTCCACCCAACCGGTATCGCCGGTTCAGGCTGTCTGGTAACCGAGGGTTGCCGTGGCGAGGGTGGTTACCTGTTAAACAAAGATGGCGAACGCTTCATGGAGCGTTACGCACCAAACGCAAAAGATTTAGCATCGCGTGACGTTGTTGCTCGTTCAATGATGACCGAAATTCGTGAAGGTCGTGGTTGTGACGGTCCTTGGGGTACACACCTTAAATTGAAACTGGATCACTTAGGCAAAGAAACGCTGGAAAGCCGTTTGCCGGGTGTTTGTGACCTGTCTCGTACCTTTGCTCACGTTGACCCGGTTAAAGAACCTATTCCGGTTATTCCAACCTGTCACTACATGATGGGTGGTATCCCAACCGACGTTAACGGTCAGGCTCTGACTGTTGATGACAAAGGTGAAAGCAAGCCAGTACCAGGTCTGTTTGCTTGTGGTGAAATTGCCTGTGTATCGGTTCACGGTGCAAACCGCTTGGGCGGTAACTCACTGCTTGACCTTGTCGTATTTGGTCGTGCGACGGGTATGCATTTAGGTCAGACACTGGCGGCTAACAGCGAAGCGCGTGAATCGTCAGCGTCTGATGTTGAAGCGGCCATGGCTCGCTACAACCGTTGGGAAAACACGCAAAAAGGCGAAGATCCGGCGCAAATTAAGAAAGACCTGCAAAACTGCATGCAAATGAACTTCTCGGTCTTCCGTGAAGGCGACGCAATGGCAGAAGGTCTGAAAGAATTGAAAGAAATTCGTGAGCGCCTAAAACATGCACGTTTAGACGACACGTCGAAAGAGTTCAATACTCAGCGTGTTGAGTGTATGGAACTTGATAACTTAATGGAAACGGCATACTCAACTGCGGTTGCAGCAAACTTCCGTACTGAAAGCCGTGGCGCGCACAGCCGTGCTGACTATCCTGACCGTGACGACGAAAAATGGTTGGTTCACTCTGTTTACCGCCCAGAATCTGAAGACATGGTGACTCGTCAGGTTAATATGGCACCGAAACTGCGCGAAGCTTTCCCTCCGAAAGCTCGTACGTACTAA
- the sucA gene encoding 2-oxoglutarate dehydrogenase E1 component — protein sequence MQDGVMREWLETSHLAGGNVAYIEQMFEAYLDDPTAVSDEWRKVFDALPSDGKATDTKMSDVREQFREAAKNKLKQSGGGSSVSDQKQVKVLQLINAYRFRGHQHANLDPLGLWKQDTVPDLSLDFHELSKDDLDREFNVGSLAVGSETMKLKDIHNVLENIYCGSIGAEYMHIVSTEEKRWIQQRLEGNLGKAKFDKEQQKKILRELISADGLEKYLGSKFPGAKRFSLEGGDSLVPLLKALISRSGEQGAKEVVIGMAHRGRLNVLVNVLGKKPQDLFDEFAGKHGESKGSGDVKYHMGFSSDFATPGGDVHLALAFNPSHLEIVNPVVVGSVRARMDRLGDKVGEKVLPITIHGDSAIAGQGVVQETFNMSQTRAYQVGGSVRIVVNNQVGFTTSKREDARSTQYCTDIAKMVQAPIFHVNADDPEAVVFVTQLALDYRNTFKRDVVIDLVCYRRHGHNEADEPSATQPLMYAKVKKHPVARELYAERLNESGAVSEDDAKQWVQDYRDALDKGEVVVEEHRPMRAHSVDWSPYVGNDWDVEYDYKVSAKKLKELAEKISQYPEEHKLNSRVAKVYQERQKMAKGDKALDWGFAESLAYATLVDKDVHIRLTGQDSGRGTFFHRHAVLHNQEDGSTYMPLNHIREGQGQIEIYDSVLSEAAVMAFEYGYATAEPKSLIMWEAQFGDFANGAQVVIDQFLSSGEQKWGRLCGLTLLLPHGYEGQGPEHSSARLERFLQLSADHNWSVCVPTTPAQVFHMIRRQQLRPVRRPLIVMTPKSLLRHPLAISEMDELENTGFQNAIGEIDSLDPKKVKRVVLCSGKVYYDLLKERRDREQDDVAIIRIEQLYPFPAEEVADIMQDYQHVKDFVWCQEEPQNQGAWYSSQHNFWAAIPSGAQLTYRGRDASAAPAVGYLSEHNKQQQKLVDEALTIK from the coding sequence ATGCAAGACGGTGTAATGCGTGAATGGCTAGAAACTTCGCATCTAGCCGGTGGGAACGTTGCCTACATTGAGCAAATGTTTGAGGCGTATCTGGATGATCCAACCGCTGTCAGCGACGAATGGCGTAAGGTGTTTGACGCACTGCCTAGCGATGGCAAGGCAACAGATACGAAAATGAGTGATGTTCGCGAACAGTTCCGCGAAGCAGCGAAGAATAAACTCAAACAGTCTGGTGGCGGCAGCTCGGTCAGCGACCAAAAGCAAGTTAAAGTCTTGCAGCTGATTAACGCGTATCGTTTCCGCGGTCATCAACACGCTAACCTCGACCCGCTTGGATTGTGGAAGCAAGACACCGTTCCTGACCTTTCTCTCGATTTTCATGAGTTATCAAAAGACGATTTAGATCGTGAGTTTAACGTAGGCTCGCTGGCGGTTGGCAGTGAGACGATGAAGCTTAAAGACATCCACAATGTTCTTGAGAACATTTACTGTGGCTCTATCGGTGCTGAATACATGCACATCGTTTCTACCGAAGAGAAACGTTGGATTCAGCAGCGCCTAGAAGGCAATTTAGGTAAAGCGAAGTTCGATAAAGAGCAACAGAAAAAGATTCTGCGTGAACTCATTTCTGCAGACGGTCTGGAGAAATACTTAGGTTCTAAGTTCCCGGGCGCGAAGCGTTTCTCATTGGAAGGTGGCGACAGCTTAGTACCACTGCTGAAAGCGTTAATTTCTCGCTCAGGCGAGCAGGGCGCAAAAGAAGTCGTCATTGGTATGGCTCACCGCGGACGTTTGAACGTATTGGTTAACGTTTTAGGTAAGAAGCCACAAGACTTGTTTGATGAGTTTGCGGGGAAACATGGTGAAAGCAAGGGCTCTGGTGACGTTAAGTATCACATGGGCTTCTCTTCAGATTTTGCCACCCCAGGCGGCGACGTGCACTTAGCACTGGCTTTTAACCCGTCACACTTAGAAATTGTGAATCCAGTGGTTGTCGGTTCTGTTCGTGCTCGTATGGATCGCTTAGGCGATAAGGTAGGCGAGAAAGTCCTGCCGATTACCATTCATGGTGACTCGGCTATTGCTGGTCAGGGTGTGGTACAAGAAACGTTTAACATGTCGCAGACCCGAGCGTATCAGGTCGGTGGTTCAGTGCGCATTGTTGTGAATAACCAAGTAGGTTTCACCACATCGAAACGAGAAGATGCTCGTTCGACACAATACTGTACTGACATTGCGAAAATGGTTCAGGCTCCGATTTTCCACGTAAATGCAGACGACCCCGAAGCGGTTGTTTTCGTTACACAATTAGCGCTCGATTATCGAAACACCTTTAAGCGTGACGTAGTGATTGATTTGGTTTGTTATCGCCGTCACGGCCATAACGAAGCGGACGAGCCAAGCGCAACGCAGCCGTTAATGTACGCGAAAGTCAAAAAGCATCCGGTAGCGCGCGAGCTGTATGCAGAACGCTTAAACGAGTCAGGCGCAGTCAGTGAAGACGACGCGAAACAATGGGTGCAGGACTACCGTGATGCCTTAGATAAAGGTGAGGTGGTTGTTGAAGAGCACCGCCCAATGCGGGCGCACTCGGTGGACTGGTCACCTTATGTCGGTAATGACTGGGACGTAGAATACGACTACAAAGTATCAGCGAAGAAGCTGAAAGAACTCGCGGAGAAAATTTCCCAGTATCCTGAAGAGCATAAGCTGAACTCCCGCGTTGCGAAGGTTTACCAAGAGCGCCAAAAAATGGCGAAAGGCGACAAAGCCTTAGATTGGGGCTTTGCAGAGAGCTTGGCGTACGCGACTTTGGTTGATAAGGACGTACATATTCGTCTAACCGGTCAGGATTCCGGCCGAGGTACTTTCTTCCACCGTCATGCGGTATTGCATAACCAGGAAGATGGTAGCACTTATATGCCGTTGAACCACATTAGAGAGGGCCAGGGGCAAATCGAAATTTATGATTCCGTTTTGTCAGAAGCAGCCGTAATGGCTTTCGAATATGGCTACGCCACAGCCGAGCCAAAATCACTCATTATGTGGGAAGCCCAATTCGGTGACTTTGCTAACGGAGCTCAGGTTGTTATTGACCAGTTCCTCAGTTCTGGTGAGCAGAAGTGGGGTCGTTTATGCGGACTGACGTTGTTATTGCCTCATGGCTATGAAGGTCAGGGGCCTGAGCACTCATCAGCGCGTCTGGAGCGCTTCTTGCAGCTTTCGGCCGACCACAACTGGTCAGTGTGCGTACCGACTACCCCGGCACAAGTATTCCATATGATTCGCCGTCAACAATTACGTCCGGTTCGCCGCCCGTTAATTGTCATGACGCCAAAATCATTGCTCCGTCATCCTCTGGCTATTTCAGAGATGGACGAGTTAGAAAATACAGGCTTCCAAAACGCGATTGGTGAAATCGACTCTTTGGATCCGAAAAAAGTAAAACGCGTGGTGCTTTGTTCAGGTAAGGTGTATTACGACTTACTGAAAGAACGCCGCGACCGTGAACAAGACGATGTGGCTATTATTCGTATCGAACAGCTATATCCGTTCCCTGCGGAAGAAGTAGCCGATATCATGCAAGATTATCAACACGTCAAGGACTTTGTCTGGTGTCAGGAAGAGCCGCAGAACCAAGGTGCCTGGTATAGTAGCCAGCACAACTTCTGGGCTGCGATACCTTCCGGTGCTCAATTAACTTATCGTGGTAGGGACGCGTCAGCGGCTCCAGCGGTGGGTTATTTATCAGAGCACAACAAACAGCAACAAAAACTCGTTGACGAAGCGCTAACCATTAAATAG
- the odhB gene encoding 2-oxoglutarate dehydrogenase complex dihydrolipoyllysine-residue succinyltransferase codes for MAIDIKVPQLPESVADATIATWHVKPGDKVSRDQNLVDIETDKVVLEVVAEADGVLGEIIADEGTTVTAEEVIGKIEEGDGAESSDSEKEEKSDDGDEKADKKADKKDDKKESDSSEKKGSGEKMNVTVPQLPESVSDATISAWHVKEGDEVKRDQNLVDIETDKVVLEVVAPADGVLVKIEHDEGATVGADDVIGIVEAGASSDGGSSKSDDSKSESSAESKDDGGDSEVAGPAVRRLLGEHGLKPSDVKGTGKGGRVTKEDVEKHVKEGSSKSASKSSDSSKQQSAQPAVSGDRDQKRVPMTRLRKRIAERLLQAKNDTAMLTTFNEINMKPIMDLRKKYKDVFEETHDTRLGFMGFYIKAVTEALKRFPDVNASIDGDDIVYHNYFDVSIAVSTPRGLVTPVLRDTDKMSIADMEKGIRDLAIKGRDGKLTLEEMQGGNFTVTNGGVFGSLLSTPILNPPQSAILGMHKIQERPMVVDGKIEILPMMYLALSYDHRIIDGKESVGFLVTVKELLEDPQRLILDI; via the coding sequence ATGGCGATTGATATTAAAGTTCCTCAATTACCCGAATCTGTTGCAGATGCTACTATCGCAACGTGGCACGTAAAACCTGGCGACAAAGTGTCGCGCGACCAAAATTTGGTGGACATCGAAACCGATAAGGTAGTGCTTGAAGTTGTCGCAGAAGCGGACGGTGTACTCGGCGAAATTATTGCCGATGAAGGTACAACTGTTACGGCTGAAGAAGTGATCGGCAAAATTGAAGAAGGCGATGGCGCTGAAAGCTCTGACTCAGAGAAAGAAGAGAAGTCAGACGACGGCGACGAAAAAGCTGACAAAAAGGCCGACAAGAAGGATGACAAGAAAGAGTCAGATTCTTCTGAGAAGAAAGGCTCAGGTGAAAAGATGAACGTGACCGTTCCTCAATTACCAGAGTCGGTCTCTGATGCAACGATTTCAGCTTGGCACGTTAAAGAAGGTGACGAAGTTAAGCGCGATCAGAACTTAGTCGACATTGAAACCGACAAAGTGGTTCTGGAAGTCGTTGCTCCTGCTGACGGTGTGTTAGTTAAAATTGAACACGACGAAGGCGCAACGGTTGGTGCGGATGACGTTATCGGTATTGTTGAAGCGGGCGCTTCTTCAGATGGCGGTTCAAGTAAGTCAGACGACAGCAAATCTGAGTCTTCAGCAGAAAGCAAAGACGACGGCGGTGACAGCGAAGTTGCGGGTCCTGCGGTACGTCGTTTATTAGGTGAACACGGCTTAAAACCAAGTGACGTTAAAGGCACAGGTAAAGGTGGCCGAGTCACGAAAGAAGACGTTGAGAAGCATGTAAAAGAAGGTTCTTCTAAATCAGCGTCTAAGTCTTCTGACAGCAGCAAGCAGCAGTCGGCACAGCCTGCGGTTTCAGGCGACCGTGACCAGAAACGTGTACCAATGACACGTCTGCGTAAGCGTATTGCTGAGCGTCTGTTACAAGCGAAAAATGACACGGCTATGTTGACCACGTTTAACGAAATCAACATGAAGCCAATCATGGACTTGCGTAAAAAATACAAAGACGTCTTTGAAGAAACGCACGACACACGTTTAGGCTTCATGGGCTTTTATATTAAAGCTGTGACTGAAGCACTGAAACGCTTCCCGGACGTAAATGCGTCTATCGATGGTGATGACATTGTTTATCACAACTATTTTGACGTAAGCATTGCAGTTTCGACTCCGCGCGGATTGGTAACCCCCGTTCTGCGCGACACCGACAAAATGTCAATTGCAGACATGGAAAAAGGCATTCGCGACTTGGCCATTAAAGGTCGTGACGGCAAATTAACCCTTGAAGAAATGCAAGGCGGTAACTTTACGGTTACCAACGGTGGTGTCTTTGGTTCACTGTTATCTACGCCAATTTTGAACCCACCTCAAAGCGCCATTCTGGGTATGCATAAAATCCAGGAGCGCCCAATGGTTGTCGACGGTAAGATTGAAATCTTGCCAATGATGTACTTAGCTCTCTCTTATGACCACCGTATTATCGATGGTAAAGAATCGGTTGGCTTCTTAGTCACCGTAAAAGAGCTGTTAGAAGATCCTCAACGTCTTATCCTGGATATCTAA
- the gltA gene encoding citrate synthase yields the protein MADRKATLQIDGQSIELPVLSPSAGKDVVDVRTLGKHGYFTFDPGFLATGSCESAITYIDGENGVLLHRGYPIGELATKADYLEVCYMLLHGEAPNEEQYQEFKSTITKHTMVHQGIHNFFNGFRRDAHPMAMLCAVTGALSSFYHDDLDIHDENQRLRSAYRLIAKIPTIAAMAYKFSIGQPFVYPRNDLGYAENFLNMMFSVPAEDYKISPAVARAMDRIFTLHADHEQNASTSTVRLAGSSGANPYACIAAGVASLWGPAHGGANEACLRMLAEIGSVENIPKYIEKAKDKNDPFRLMGFGHRVYKNMDPRATVMRESCHEVLKELNRDDPLLDVAMELERIALEDDYFVEKKLFPNVDFYSGIVLKAIGIPTNMFTVIFALSRTVGWVSHWHEMMGEENQKIGRPRQLYTGYTQREFSPIKK from the coding sequence ATGGCTGATCGTAAAGCCACTTTACAGATTGACGGCCAATCCATTGAACTGCCAGTACTTTCACCATCGGCAGGTAAGGATGTAGTTGACGTCCGAACACTGGGAAAACACGGTTACTTCACTTTTGACCCAGGGTTCCTGGCTACGGGCTCTTGCGAGTCGGCTATCACCTACATCGATGGCGAAAACGGTGTACTTTTGCACCGCGGCTACCCTATCGGTGAACTGGCAACCAAAGCGGACTACTTAGAAGTTTGCTATATGTTGTTGCATGGCGAAGCGCCAAACGAAGAACAATATCAAGAGTTTAAGAGCACGATTACTAAGCACACGATGGTGCATCAGGGCATCCATAATTTCTTTAATGGCTTCCGTCGCGACGCGCACCCAATGGCGATGCTTTGTGCAGTCACTGGTGCCTTGTCGTCGTTTTACCACGATGATTTAGACATCCATGATGAAAACCAACGTCTGCGCAGTGCGTATCGCTTAATTGCTAAAATTCCAACGATTGCAGCAATGGCTTACAAATTCAGCATTGGTCAGCCATTCGTTTACCCACGTAACGACTTAGGCTACGCAGAAAACTTCCTGAACATGATGTTCTCTGTACCGGCCGAAGACTACAAAATTAGTCCAGCTGTGGCTCGTGCTATGGATCGTATCTTCACGTTACACGCAGACCACGAGCAAAACGCATCAACTTCAACCGTGCGTTTAGCAGGCTCTTCAGGTGCTAACCCTTATGCGTGTATCGCAGCGGGCGTTGCGTCACTATGGGGACCGGCTCACGGTGGTGCTAACGAAGCGTGTTTGCGTATGCTGGCTGAAATTGGCTCTGTTGAAAACATTCCTAAGTACATTGAGAAGGCAAAAGACAAGAATGACCCATTCCGTCTGATGGGCTTCGGTCACCGTGTTTACAAGAACATGGATCCTCGCGCAACCGTTATGCGTGAGTCTTGCCACGAAGTGCTGAAAGAGCTTAACCGTGACGATCCATTATTGGACGTTGCAATGGAGCTGGAGCGCATTGCGCTTGAAGACGACTACTTCGTTGAGAAGAAACTGTTCCCGAACGTCGACTTCTACTCAGGTATCGTACTGAAAGCTATCGGTATTCCAACGAACATGTTTACCGTTATCTTTGCTTTATCACGTACCGTTGGCTGGGTGTCTCACTGGCACGAAATGATGGGCGAAGAAAACCAAAAAATTGGTCGTCCACGTCAGTTATACACTGGCTACACACAGCGTGAATTTAGCCCAATTAAAAAGTAA
- a CDS encoding succinate dehydrogenase iron-sulfur subunit — translation MKTLNISIYRYNPDVDDAPYMKDYTLEVEENQDMMVLDLLIKLKEQDPSLAFRRSCREGVCGSDGLNINGKNGLACITPTSALKGSKIVIRPLPGLPVVRDLIVDMSQFYQQYEKIKPYLINDEKTPPARERLQSPEERAKLDGLYECILCACCSTSCPSFWWNPDKFIGPAGLLHAYRFLIDSRDTATNERLDDLDDAFSVFRCHGIMNCVNVCPKGLNPTKAIGHIKSMLLNRAV, via the coding sequence ATGAAAACATTGAATATTTCGATTTATCGTTACAACCCGGATGTTGATGACGCACCGTACATGAAGGACTACACCTTAGAGGTGGAAGAAAACCAAGACATGATGGTGCTGGACTTGCTTATCAAATTGAAAGAGCAAGATCCGTCGTTGGCGTTCCGGCGTTCATGCCGTGAAGGCGTTTGTGGTTCTGACGGCCTGAATATCAATGGTAAAAATGGGTTGGCGTGTATCACGCCAACATCGGCACTGAAAGGCAGTAAAATTGTCATTCGTCCGTTACCTGGCTTACCGGTTGTTCGTGATTTAATTGTCGATATGAGCCAGTTCTATCAGCAGTACGAGAAAATTAAGCCGTACCTGATTAACGACGAAAAAACGCCACCAGCTCGTGAGCGTCTGCAGTCTCCAGAAGAGCGTGCTAAGCTTGATGGACTGTATGAATGTATTTTGTGTGCATGTTGTTCAACTTCATGTCCATCGTTCTGGTGGAACCCAGACAAGTTCATCGGTCCGGCAGGCTTGTTGCACGCGTATCGATTCTTAATCGATAGCCGTGATACTGCAACCAACGAGCGCTTGGATGACTTAGACGACGCATTCAGCGTGTTCCGTTGTCACGGTATTATGAACTGTGTCAATGTTTGTCCAAAAGGGTTGAACCCAACTAAGGCTATTGGCCACATTAAATCGATGCTGTTGAATCGCGCGGTCTAA